One stretch of Limnohabitans sp. DNA includes these proteins:
- a CDS encoding heme lyase CcmF/NrfE family subunit, whose protein sequence is MWPEAGLLALIMAAWVALAQAVLPLWGSLSTRRASWQRLARPLAQLQLILIVLSFLALWQAFYVYDFSVVYVAHHSNTLLPAPYRLSAIWAGHEGSLLLWVLMLALWSVAVATFSRHLPQALVAQVLGVMGAVSVGFLAFILALSNPFARQFPAPVEGRDLTPLLQDPGLVIHPPMLYMGYVGLSVAFAFAVAALLSGRLDAAWARWARPWTVAAWGFLTLGIALGSWWAYYELGWGGWWFWDPVENASLMPWLVATALIHSLMVTDKRGQFKAWTVLLAIGAFSLSLLGTFLVRSGVLTSVHAFATDPGRGIFILLFLAVVVGVSLALFAWRAPQWANASQPVAGSRESFLLLNSVLLVVAMAAVLLGTLYPLIIDALNLGKLSVGPPYFDRVFVPLMVPLLLAMVPGTVVPWHVARWAALRQLMVPGALALLAASAWASWGGPPQDADAPIATAGGWLTVMGGTLGGWIVLSGVWQIVQRLRLSGSPGLAWWGMHGAHLGVAVLVLGITGVKSFEVERDVRLGLGDAVTVAGVRYQLISVDNHLGPNYLALRANLKLFEGERMVGTLQPEKRRYVSSAMPMTEAAIDRNLWRDRYVSLGEPLAGDPPQWSFRVYHKPYVSWIWLGAVFMVVGGGLAAFDRRYRQARANVQRPLLGTGSALGVEP, encoded by the coding sequence ATGTGGCCTGAAGCGGGTCTCCTGGCATTGATCATGGCGGCCTGGGTCGCCTTGGCTCAAGCGGTGCTGCCGCTGTGGGGTAGTTTGTCGACACGACGCGCAAGCTGGCAAAGGCTGGCGAGGCCATTGGCGCAGTTGCAATTGATCCTGATCGTGTTGTCTTTTTTGGCGCTTTGGCAGGCTTTTTATGTGTACGATTTCAGCGTGGTGTACGTGGCCCATCATTCCAATACCTTGCTGCCCGCGCCGTATCGCTTGTCGGCGATTTGGGCCGGGCACGAAGGCTCGTTGCTGCTGTGGGTGCTGATGCTGGCGCTGTGGTCGGTGGCGGTGGCCACGTTTTCCAGGCACCTGCCGCAGGCCCTGGTGGCGCAGGTGCTGGGCGTCATGGGCGCTGTGTCGGTGGGTTTTCTGGCCTTCATTTTGGCCTTGTCCAATCCGTTTGCACGCCAGTTTCCGGCCCCGGTCGAAGGGCGTGACCTGACGCCCTTGCTGCAGGACCCGGGCCTGGTGATTCATCCGCCCATGCTCTACATGGGCTATGTGGGGCTATCGGTGGCGTTTGCTTTTGCCGTGGCGGCGTTGCTGTCCGGGCGGCTCGATGCTGCGTGGGCACGTTGGGCGCGGCCCTGGACGGTGGCTGCCTGGGGTTTTTTGACTCTGGGCATCGCTTTGGGTTCGTGGTGGGCGTATTACGAACTGGGCTGGGGCGGTTGGTGGTTTTGGGACCCGGTCGAAAACGCTTCACTCATGCCTTGGCTGGTGGCCACGGCGCTCATCCATTCCCTCATGGTCACCGACAAGCGCGGGCAGTTCAAGGCCTGGACGGTGCTGCTGGCCATTGGAGCGTTTTCGCTCAGTTTGCTGGGTACCTTCCTGGTGCGCTCGGGGGTGTTGACTTCGGTGCACGCCTTTGCCACCGATCCTGGGCGGGGCATTTTCATCTTGTTGTTTTTGGCCGTGGTGGTGGGCGTGTCATTGGCCTTGTTTGCCTGGCGTGCGCCGCAGTGGGCCAATGCCTCGCAGCCGGTGGCAGGTTCGCGCGAATCGTTTTTGCTGCTCAACAGCGTGCTTTTGGTGGTGGCCATGGCGGCGGTGCTGCTGGGCACCTTGTATCCGCTGATCATCGACGCACTCAACCTGGGCAAGTTGTCGGTTGGGCCGCCATATTTTGACCGTGTGTTTGTGCCGCTGATGGTGCCGCTGCTCTTGGCCATGGTGCCGGGAACGGTGGTGCCTTGGCATGTGGCGCGCTGGGCTGCTTTGCGTCAATTGATGGTACCCGGTGCCTTGGCGCTGCTGGCAGCCAGTGCATGGGCCAGTTGGGGCGGTCCGCCACAGGACGCCGACGCTCCCATCGCCACTGCGGGCGGCTGGCTCACGGTGATGGGCGGTACGCTGGGCGGCTGGATTGTTTTGTCGGGCGTCTGGCAAATCGTGCAGCGCCTGCGCCTGTCCGGTTCGCCGGGCCTGGCCTGGTGGGGCATGCATGGCGCGCACCTGGGCGTGGCGGTGCTGGTGCTGGGCATCACGGGGGTGAAGTCTTTTGAAGTGGAGCGCGATGTGCGTTTGGGTCTGGGTGATGCGGTGACGGTGGCCGGTGTGCGCTACCAGTTGATCAGCGTGGACAATCACCTTGGGCCCAACTATTTGGCATTGCGGGCCAACCTAAAGCTATTCGAGGGGGAGCGCATGGTGGGCACCTTGCAGCCCGAAAAACGCCGTTATGTGTCGAGTGCCATGCCCATGACCGAAGCGGCGATTGACCGTAATCTGTGGCGTGACCGCTATGTGTCTTTGGGTGAGCCTTTGGCAGGCGATCCGCCGCAATGGAGTTTTCGGGTGTACCACAAGCCTTATGTGTCGTGGATCTGGCTGGGCGCGGTGTTCATGGTTGTGGGCGGTGGGCTGGCGGCTTTTGATCGGCGATACCGACAGGCCCGGGCCAATGTCCAGCGGCCATTGCTTGGGACAGGTTCTGCCCTGGGTGTGGAGCCATGA
- the ccmE gene encoding cytochrome c maturation protein CcmE: MKNRHQRLLGIGLGLLLLCGALFFVLNAFQSNLVFFFTPTQVAAGEAPKEGNFRVGGLVKAGSIQRDGMAVVFVVTDTLREVPVRYVGLLPDLFKEGKGVVAQGRLDGGQMFVASEVLAKHDENYMPPEAQHALDEAAKARAGAALVR; this comes from the coding sequence ATGAAAAACCGTCACCAGCGATTGTTGGGCATCGGACTGGGCCTCTTGCTCTTGTGCGGCGCGCTGTTTTTTGTGCTCAACGCCTTTCAGAGCAATCTGGTGTTTTTCTTCACGCCCACCCAGGTCGCTGCGGGCGAGGCGCCCAAGGAGGGGAATTTTCGGGTTGGGGGCTTGGTCAAGGCAGGCAGCATTCAGCGCGACGGCATGGCTGTGGTCTTTGTGGTGACCGACACGCTGCGCGAGGTGCCGGTGCGCTATGTGGGCCTGCTGCCCGACTTGTTCAAGGAAGGCAAAGGCGTGGTGGCGCAGGGCCGTCTGGACGGGGGGCAGATGTTCGTGGCCAGCGAAGTGCTGGCCAAGCATGACGAAAACTACATGCCACCTGAGGCCCAGCACGCGCTGGACGAAGCGGCCAAGGCCCGTGCGGGCGCGGCGTTGGTGCGATGA
- a CDS encoding redoxin family protein, producing the protein MSARSFVRPAAQRMPRWVLVPLALFLGLVAFLAVGLQRNPQEIPSPLIGQPAPTFRLPVVGGSDTFGVVQFKGQLTLVNLWATWCAGCREEHPILMALSRQPGLQMVGLNYKELQASELAGQDPLGAPAVQKASERSQAWLQKHGQAFDVNLLDLDGRVGMDFGVYGLPETYLVDRAGVVRFKHAGPLTPDVVQHKLLPLLRSLP; encoded by the coding sequence ATGAGCGCGCGATCCTTTGTCAGGCCCGCCGCTCAGCGCATGCCGCGTTGGGTGTTGGTGCCGCTGGCGCTTTTTTTGGGCTTGGTGGCTTTTTTGGCCGTGGGTTTACAGCGTAACCCGCAAGAGATTCCTTCACCCCTGATCGGTCAGCCTGCACCCACTTTCCGCTTGCCGGTGGTGGGCGGCTCAGACACTTTCGGTGTGGTGCAATTCAAGGGGCAGCTCACGCTGGTCAATCTGTGGGCGACCTGGTGCGCGGGTTGCCGCGAAGAGCACCCGATTTTGATGGCGCTGTCGCGCCAGCCGGGACTTCAGATGGTGGGCCTCAACTACAAAGAACTGCAGGCCTCGGAATTGGCCGGCCAGGACCCGTTGGGTGCGCCCGCGGTGCAAAAAGCCTCCGAGCGCAGCCAGGCCTGGCTGCAAAAACACGGGCAGGCCTTTGATGTGAATTTGCTGGATCTGGATGGTCGAGTCGGTATGGACTTTGGTGTGTATGGTTTGCCCGAAACCTATTTGGTGGACCGTGCGGGCGTGGTGCGCTTCAAGCACGCAGGGCCTTTGACGCCCGATGTGGTGCAGCACAAATTGCTGCCCTTGCTGCGGAGTTTGCCTTGA
- the ccmA gene encoding cytochrome c biogenesis heme-transporting ATPase CcmA has protein sequence MASWVLKAMDLACQKAQRTLFEGVSLGVPAGAWLHIEGANGCGKTSLLRILCGLSPAARGQVIWPAANSEARMATSGASMHRPDRTVLHYIGHALGLKPDLTACENLCLDARVSGLSLSRDQALWALTAQGLKSRAHLPVRVLSQGQRQGVALARLRTSPARLWVLDEPLVGLDADATATARDLLQSHVDAGGALVLTSHHDVQLRGPGARLQLNGGGRAA, from the coding sequence ATGGCGTCTTGGGTGCTCAAAGCGATGGACCTGGCCTGCCAAAAGGCCCAGCGGACCTTGTTCGAGGGCGTGAGCTTGGGTGTGCCAGCAGGTGCTTGGTTGCACATTGAAGGCGCTAATGGCTGCGGCAAGACCAGTTTGCTGCGCATCCTGTGTGGGCTGTCGCCGGCAGCACGGGGTCAGGTGATCTGGCCCGCAGCGAACTCCGAAGCCCGTATGGCCACTTCTGGTGCATCCATGCATCGCCCCGATCGCACGGTGCTCCATTACATCGGGCATGCCCTCGGACTCAAACCCGATTTGACCGCTTGCGAGAACCTGTGCCTGGACGCCCGGGTCAGTGGTTTGTCCCTCAGCCGCGACCAAGCCTTGTGGGCGTTGACGGCCCAAGGCCTCAAAAGTCGAGCCCATTTGCCGGTGCGCGTGCTCTCGCAAGGCCAGCGTCAAGGCGTTGCCTTGGCCCGCTTGCGCACCAGCCCGGCGCGGCTGTGGGTGCTGGACGAGCCTTTGGTGGGTCTGGACGCCGATGCCACCGCCACGGCCCGTGACCTGTTGCAATCGCATGTGGACGCTGGCGGCGCCTTGGTCCTGACCAGCCACCACGACGTGCAGTTGCGCGGTCCGGGCGCGCGATTGCAGTTGAATGGCGGGGGGCGCGCTGCATGA
- a CDS encoding cytochrome c-type biogenesis protein — MRAVLKISLMLVCLGAQGLSAWAQASPSPAGLPPVQTVITAQAESPMSPAVKARWDRIAAELRCLVCQNETLASSHAELALDLRRELRSLIEQGQSDTDIRSFMVSRYGDFVLYKPEIKPVTWLLWFGPFVLLLLALAGALRLMRRGPVAPASLTEGERERVRQLLES, encoded by the coding sequence ATGCGCGCTGTCCTGAAAATCAGCTTGATGCTCGTGTGTCTTGGGGCTCAGGGCTTGAGCGCATGGGCTCAGGCTTCGCCATCGCCTGCGGGCCTGCCACCTGTGCAAACCGTGATCACCGCACAGGCTGAATCGCCCATGTCGCCCGCCGTGAAAGCGCGCTGGGACCGCATCGCGGCCGAGCTGCGTTGTCTGGTGTGCCAAAACGAAACGCTGGCTTCTTCGCACGCCGAACTGGCCCTGGATTTGCGCCGTGAGCTGCGCAGCTTGATCGAACAAGGCCAAAGTGACACCGACATCCGCAGTTTCATGGTCAGCCGTTACGGGGACTTTGTGCTCTACAAACCCGAGATCAAGCCCGTCACCTGGTTGCTCTGGTTTGGCCCCTTTGTGTTGCTTTTGCTGGCTTTGGCCGGTGCCCTGCGTTTGATGCGCCGTGGGCCGGTTGCGCCTGCGTCCTTGACCGAGGGCGAGCGCGAGCGCGTTCGCCAATTGCTGGAGTCCTGA
- the ccmD gene encoding heme exporter protein CcmD, giving the protein MIWQSASEFWAMGGYGVYVWGSMGVSAALLVLEVWLARVGRQQAMDAVCEAMDADDEDMTAAQSTGGSPPSKWSSGVDS; this is encoded by the coding sequence ATGATCTGGCAGAGTGCCTCCGAGTTTTGGGCCATGGGCGGCTACGGTGTTTACGTGTGGGGCAGCATGGGCGTGAGCGCGGCCTTGCTGGTGCTGGAAGTGTGGCTGGCCCGTGTGGGCAGGCAGCAGGCGATGGACGCTGTTTGCGAGGCCATGGACGCCGATGACGAAGACATGACGGCGGCGCAGTCAACCGGCGGCTCACCCCCTTCCAAATGGTCCTCAGGAGTTGACTCATGA
- the hemE gene encoding uroporphyrinogen decarboxylase has product MMSSPNATSSSSTFTPLQNDSFLRACLRQATDHTPVWLMRQAGRYLPEYCATRAKAGSFMGLATNVDFATEVTLQPLDRYPLDASILFSDILTVPDAMGLGLSFAQGEGPRFAKNVRDEAAVAELAVPDMNKLRYVFDAVTSIRKALNGRVPLIGFSGSPWTLACYMVEGAGSDDYRHVKTLMYSRPDLMHRILAINADAVALYLNTQIEAGAQAVMVFDSWGGVLADGAFQQFSLAYTARVLSQLKTEHNGQRIPSIVFTKGGGLWLPEMAGLNCDVLGLDWTMNLGRARALVGGPVGGPGKALQGNIDPNILFAPPAQIATEVHRVLDSFGTPHTDRSTTGPTHIFNLGHGISQFTPPEHVTALVEAVHSHSKKLRHG; this is encoded by the coding sequence ATGATGTCAAGCCCCAACGCCACATCCTCCTCGTCGACTTTCACCCCCCTGCAAAACGACAGCTTCTTGCGCGCCTGCCTGCGCCAAGCCACTGACCACACCCCCGTCTGGCTCATGCGCCAAGCCGGTCGCTATTTGCCCGAGTACTGCGCCACCCGCGCCAAAGCCGGCAGCTTCATGGGCCTGGCCACCAACGTGGACTTCGCCACCGAAGTGACCTTGCAGCCCCTGGACCGTTACCCGCTGGACGCGTCCATCCTGTTCAGCGACATCTTGACCGTGCCCGACGCCATGGGCCTGGGCTTGTCGTTTGCCCAGGGCGAAGGCCCCCGCTTTGCCAAAAACGTGCGCGACGAAGCCGCCGTGGCCGAGCTGGCCGTGCCCGACATGAACAAGCTGCGCTACGTCTTCGATGCCGTCACCAGCATCCGCAAAGCGCTGAACGGCCGCGTGCCCCTGATTGGCTTTTCCGGCAGCCCCTGGACGCTGGCGTGCTACATGGTCGAAGGCGCGGGCTCTGACGACTACCGTCACGTCAAAACCCTGATGTACAGCCGCCCGGATTTGATGCACCGCATTTTGGCCATCAACGCCGACGCCGTGGCCCTGTACCTGAACACCCAAATCGAAGCCGGTGCCCAAGCGGTCATGGTGTTTGACAGCTGGGGCGGCGTGCTGGCCGATGGGGCCTTTCAGCAGTTCAGCCTGGCCTACACGGCCCGCGTGCTGAGCCAGCTCAAAACCGAGCACAACGGCCAACGCATCCCCAGCATCGTCTTCACCAAGGGCGGCGGCCTGTGGCTGCCCGAGATGGCGGGTTTGAACTGCGATGTGCTGGGCCTGGACTGGACCATGAACCTGGGCCGCGCCCGCGCCCTGGTGGGTGGCCCTGTGGGTGGCCCCGGCAAAGCGCTGCAAGGCAACATCGACCCGAACATCCTCTTTGCACCGCCCGCGCAGATCGCCACCGAGGTGCACCGCGTGCTGGACAGCTTTGGCACGCCGCACACCGACCGCAGCACCACAGGCCCCACGCACATCTTCAACCTGGGCCACGGCATCAGCCAATTCACCCCGCCCGAGCATGTGACGGCGCTGGTCGAGGCGGTGCACAGCCATTCGAAGAAGTTACGGCACGGCTGA
- the ccmI gene encoding c-type cytochrome biogenesis protein CcmI: protein MSDVPPWLGLGVSWLLLSALASGFLWRGLTQQAGAAQTAAGTDDGADVQALANRRIQQQHLADLDRALAEGRLGRAQHAAARDELMRHVLDDAAMAMPRGAGQPAVGALRWGLLAAGLALLSGLSYLQLGAPQTWWPVPLSQRVQISATTPEQLAEQTRVWQQVTQTKPDDARAWLTLARLHAAQNAHPQAEQALARVLALSPEPDLWIERAQMKALSEGGTYTGEPWQWIQNVLREQPQHLNALVLAGSAALSEQRQAAAQTYWQQALALVPADSEAAQGLQQALAQLTDMKPVAAPPAGGQAVLAETLASPKTPTPASLHASGNSRPLIQGEVRVSPQVQSQIESGATLFVYALAEEGTRRPVAIWRGTPSAWPVTFSLSDRMGMGAPPHLSDLQQVRLVARISRTGAAQRQPDDWQVELAGVMIGVQGVVMNITGR, encoded by the coding sequence ATGTCTGATGTGCCGCCTTGGCTGGGTTTGGGGGTGAGCTGGTTGCTTTTAAGTGCGCTGGCCTCAGGGTTCTTGTGGCGCGGGCTCACGCAGCAAGCCGGTGCAGCTCAGACCGCTGCGGGCACAGACGATGGCGCGGATGTGCAGGCCTTGGCCAATCGCCGCATCCAGCAGCAGCACTTGGCCGATCTGGACCGCGCTTTGGCCGAAGGCCGACTGGGCCGCGCACAACACGCGGCTGCCCGCGACGAGTTGATGCGTCATGTGCTGGACGATGCGGCCATGGCCATGCCTCGCGGGGCGGGGCAGCCCGCTGTTGGTGCGCTGCGCTGGGGCTTGCTGGCGGCAGGTTTGGCACTCCTCAGCGGCTTAAGTTACCTGCAACTGGGCGCGCCACAAACTTGGTGGCCCGTTCCCCTGAGTCAGCGGGTGCAAATCAGCGCCACCACGCCCGAACAATTGGCCGAACAAACCCGGGTGTGGCAGCAGGTCACGCAAACCAAGCCGGATGACGCACGCGCCTGGCTGACCCTGGCACGTTTACATGCCGCGCAAAATGCACATCCCCAAGCCGAGCAAGCCCTGGCCCGTGTGCTGGCCTTGTCGCCCGAGCCCGATCTGTGGATTGAGCGCGCACAAATGAAAGCCTTGAGCGAGGGTGGCACTTACACCGGGGAGCCCTGGCAATGGATTCAAAACGTGTTGCGCGAGCAGCCTCAGCACCTGAACGCGCTGGTGTTGGCGGGTAGCGCGGCCTTGTCTGAGCAACGGCAGGCAGCAGCGCAAACCTATTGGCAGCAAGCGCTGGCTTTGGTGCCTGCTGACAGTGAGGCTGCACAAGGCCTGCAACAAGCTTTGGCACAACTGACCGACATGAAGCCAGTCGCCGCGCCACCCGCGGGTGGGCAAGCCGTGCTGGCTGAAACACTGGCGTCGCCGAAGACGCCGACGCCTGCCAGCTTGCACGCATCCGGCAACAGCCGCCCCCTTATTCAGGGTGAGGTGCGCGTCTCGCCGCAGGTGCAAAGCCAAATCGAATCCGGCGCGACCTTGTTCGTGTACGCGCTGGCCGAAGAGGGCACACGTCGCCCCGTGGCGATTTGGCGCGGTACACCCAGCGCATGGCCCGTGACGTTCTCTTTGAGCGACCGCATGGGCATGGGCGCACCGCCTCATTTGTCAGACTTGCAGCAAGTGCGGCTGGTGGCGCGTATTTCCAGAACAGGCGCAGCCCAAAGGCAGCCAGACGATTGGCAAGTGGAACTGGCCGGCGTGATGATTGGCGTACAAGGCGTGGTGATGAACATCACCGGACGCTGA
- the ccmB gene encoding heme exporter protein CcmB, whose amino-acid sequence MSRPLVLPSPWQAMWGLLRRDLRLALRRKAEWLGVVFFFMLVAALFPLAIGPEPDLLQAIGPGVLWVAALLASMLSLGRLFEADHLDGSLEQMALSAAPLSWLVSAKVAAHWLMSGLPLVLLSPLLGMQFGLNPQALAMLALTLLVGTPVLSLLGAIGAALTLGVRGAGVLQSLLLLPLYVPVLVFGAGAVDAQLRGLGAQAHVSVLLALLLATAAFSPWACAAALRLALE is encoded by the coding sequence ATGAGCAGGCCTTTGGTGTTGCCCAGCCCCTGGCAAGCCATGTGGGGCTTGCTGCGGCGCGATCTGCGACTGGCCTTGCGGCGCAAGGCCGAGTGGTTGGGGGTGGTGTTTTTTTTCATGCTTGTGGCCGCTTTGTTTCCGCTGGCCATTGGCCCCGAGCCGGATTTGCTGCAAGCCATCGGGCCGGGCGTTTTGTGGGTGGCAGCTTTGCTGGCCAGCATGCTGAGCCTGGGCCGCTTGTTCGAGGCTGATCACCTGGACGGCAGCCTGGAGCAAATGGCCTTGTCGGCTGCGCCCTTGTCTTGGCTGGTGTCGGCCAAGGTGGCTGCGCATTGGTTGATGTCGGGTTTGCCTTTGGTGCTGCTGTCGCCGCTCTTGGGCATGCAGTTCGGGCTGAACCCACAGGCGTTGGCCATGCTGGCCTTGACGTTGTTGGTCGGCACGCCGGTCTTGTCTTTGTTGGGCGCGATTGGCGCAGCCCTCACTTTGGGGGTGCGCGGCGCAGGGGTGCTGCAGTCGCTCTTGCTCTTGCCTTTGTATGTGCCGGTGCTGGTGTTTGGCGCTGGCGCGGTCGATGCACAACTGCGAGGCCTGGGGGCGCAAGCCCATGTGTCGGTGTTGCTGGCTTTGTTGTTGGCCACGGCAGCATTCAGCCCTTGGGCGTGTGCGGCGGCTTTGCGCCTGGCACTGGAATGA
- the ccmC gene encoding heme ABC transporter permease CcmC, which translates to MKLFHYAAPQNFYPLAGHLWPVLALLATVLALAGLWVGFMVAPPDAQQGQAYRIIYIHVPVSWMAMLIYLAMAFWSVLGLVFQTRLSGLMTRALAPTGALLAFLSLWTGALWGKPMWGTYWVWDARLTSMLILLFLYLGYIALTSAIEEPHRADKAGALVAVVGAVNVPIIYFSVQWWNTLHQGASVSFTQSPRMASVMLTGMLLMSLAMWLYAAAIALWRVRSLILLRESHASWVQQLPEVLTYRLTRGAA; encoded by the coding sequence ATGAAGCTCTTCCATTACGCCGCACCGCAAAATTTTTATCCCTTGGCGGGGCACCTGTGGCCTGTGCTGGCGCTGTTGGCCACTGTGCTGGCTCTGGCGGGTTTATGGGTGGGCTTCATGGTGGCCCCACCCGATGCGCAGCAGGGGCAGGCCTACCGCATCATTTACATCCATGTGCCGGTGTCCTGGATGGCCATGCTGATTTACTTGGCCATGGCGTTCTGGAGCGTGCTGGGTTTGGTGTTCCAGACCCGCTTGTCGGGCCTGATGACCCGCGCACTGGCACCCACCGGGGCTTTACTGGCCTTTTTGTCGCTCTGGACCGGGGCCTTGTGGGGCAAGCCCATGTGGGGTACCTACTGGGTGTGGGACGCGCGGCTGACTTCGATGCTGATTTTGCTGTTCTTGTACCTGGGTTACATCGCACTGACATCGGCGATTGAAGAGCCACATCGCGCGGACAAGGCCGGTGCATTGGTCGCTGTGGTCGGGGCTGTGAACGTGCCCATCATTTATTTTTCGGTGCAGTGGTGGAACACCTTGCACCAGGGGGCTTCGGTCTCGTTCACGCAGTCGCCGCGCATGGCCAGCGTGATGCTCACGGGCATGCTGCTGATGAGTCTGGCGATGTGGTTGTACGCGGCAGCCATCGCGCTGTGGCGGGTGCGCAGTTTGATTCTGTTGCGCGAGAGCCATGCCAGCTGGGTACAGCAATTGCCCGAGGTGCTGACCTATCGCTTGACCAGGGGGGCTGCATGA